Part of the Zingiber officinale cultivar Zhangliang chromosome 6A, Zo_v1.1, whole genome shotgun sequence genome, GCTTTATGAGGGGACTTTAGACTTGTTGGAAATTGATTTCCATAACTAAATAATCAAATAGGAAATATGGATGGTTATTTTGCTAGTAGACTATCGTAAATTATTTTCTTGAATGAGTGAAAAATTAATGTACGAGATTATTTGggttatgaagttgagattggaTTTTGGGAGGAAGgatgaaaattaattaatatattatgtcTGCTTGAAATCATACCATGCATATAGTTTTTTAGAAATTCGGCAAGCATGAAAACTACAGAGAGCATGCACTAGATTTTAGTTGAAGTGatggttctcatgcatttttgtGTAATTCATTCCTTGACTCACATGGGCTGCATGCAATGACCCGAACAAGAATCACTAACTACAGGCAATGGAGGAGCAGCTTGGCAATGGATCAAAACAACAAATAGGAGTTATGAGCAGTTGATCCACTGTATGCATGCGTCGTCTAGATGTTTGCACTACACACTTCTCAAATAGGGAACTTCTCTTGCCAATGGAACTCAAATGTAGTATAGAACAGCCAACATAATTCACACGAACAACCAATTATAGACTGATaagaataatttaatttaattaaataattatgcAAAAGAGGATACACCTTTTGCAAATTAAGCTTTTCACCTTTGAGGATGTCTTTTCGACCTTTGAAAGAAATCCTTTACATCTATAAATTAATTCCCTTGTCCTCTTGCTTAATTCACTCAACTCTCAAAGTGTTGTGGCTCTTgagttcttttttattttaaaagagcATTGCTAATGAATGATAGGCGCTTGGGTAGGACAATATGGTCTTTCAACAAACTAAACAATTTTCATTCCTAACCTTGACCTTAAATTCTCTTATCCGATGGGATAAGTTGGCCCTAAAGGTGTGATTCTACAATTGAAATTATTAGATTAGTGACAATGCTATCTGAAGGGATACATCTACCATTTGAAAGGGTGACTCAATAGTCTTGGGGTGTGTCAATAATCTAAATAGGATATAATCTGCATTGCTATACTGATGCTGTATCAATTTGAGTTGTTGACTTGTCAATGAACAGATTAATCGAACCCAACCAACCTATTGGACCAATCTTGTTAGGTGATAGAAATTCCAACAAGTTTCCCATTGGTCAAGATTTGCTTCTAGTTATTATGAAGCTCAAAGTGATCACCATTCAAAATACCTATTCAGAAGTTGTAAAATCATAAGGCCTGGCTTTCAGTTCAGAGGAATCTTGCTAATTGACATGCCTTTGGAAAAGGATGAAACATGAAGGTCTTGCCCCTAATGTGGTCAATACCTTGAAGAACCTATCATACATGTGGTTGTTTTGCTTTTGTAAAAGACGTCTGAAATTGTGGAAATCCCTGAGCTCTATGAGGGCCTAAGCCTTTGAGGTTTCCTGCTCTTGTTAATGTAGGGCTAACGCATCTCCAATCAGGAGGGATTCATCATCCACGTGACTTGAAATCAATGCCTATAGAATTACCTGATAGATTGGCATTGCTAGCAGCAACGATATAGGATTCCAACTCTCCGCTAGAATCCTGGTGATGGTGCTTCAGTGGAATTGACAAGGAGTGGGGACTGGGAGCCTCAAGCCCTTAGGGCACCCATTGTCGTGGGAGCTCTCCAAGAGTTCTCTCGATGCCATATCAGTGCCACATCAAAAGTAAAAACCCCTACATATCTCTCCAGCATACAAAAAAACCTCTAAATAACTCTTTCATGGGTCCTACactttttcattatattttactttatatataaataaaatttaaattcataaattatcactaaataatattaataattaaaaaataaattacattatttgaaataaaagacCTAAATAAAAAGTTTATTgattttttagtttaaattaaaaattttattttaattaaaaaaaagaaaaaaaaagaaggaaggctAGGAGCTGTTTCTTCCTAAAAATGAGGGAGCTCCCTCCCCTATGCCATGTCCACAATGGAGCTCccattgtggatgctcttataAAGCAAAAGAGTTTTCCATTCTTtgtgacatattttgacaaagaGTATAGGAGTGGGGGGCTCCCAGTCCCTGCCAAGACACAATGTCTTAATGGGCCCATGTCCACATGATCTGAGTCAATGTTCGCTAAGTAGCTAAATCACATAACAATTAGTTTTTGTTAACCTATTCTaactttttgaaagattttatagTTAACATTATTAAatgcattttaaaatttttttttatcatggttATTGTTTCATATTGATATTGGCTAGACATACATCAACTTTTATGCATATAAGGTAGTAACATGTcctaaaaaatagaataaaataactTCATATATGCATAGGAAAcatgttcatgtaattccatttgcGTCTTAGACCAAGAATGCTCCATGCCCCCTTGTGCCTTTGGTCTTTAGATGTTTATATGTGGGTTGTTGTCTTTGCTTGTTACCTTTTTGGTGCTCAGCTATTGAATCTTTATTGTTGGTCTAGGTCTTACCTTTTTCTTATAAATACACTGTTCATTCTAAAATTCACATTTAATTATATTTGATGGGGCTTCTTCCTATACCTATGAATTCCATTGGACCTAGAAATGAGACATTGGAAGAATCTTTTTGGTCTTCCAATATCAATAGGTTGCTTGTTTCCCTCTTGTATCTTCCAAAAGGTAAAAAACTTTTTGAGAATTGTTTCATGGATCCATGAAAAAATACTTGGGTTCTCCTAATAAATCAAAAGTGTATCATGCGTAAATCTAACTGGAGTTCACAGTGGTGGAGGTGGGGGGAGTGGATTGGGAAAAAAAGGATTCTAGTTGTAAGATATCTCATGAAACTGTAGCAGGAATTGAGATCTCAATCTTCTGATATGCCCTTGACTCTTTTTAATTGAGAAATCCATGCATCAAGTTCAGTAGAAAGACTATGTGTATCAATGTAAAAAAATGGCATGCAATAGTTAGTTAGGTTTGAAATTGTGTTTTATAGCCATTGTTGTGATCTGAATACTGATGTCCATTCAAAAGTTGAAAGATTCTTTAATGGCATTTCTCCTGCATCAATCTGCCATCCAAGCCTTATGCATTAATATCATTTGCCTGTCTCTATTTGAGATTTTGGCATCTTTCAGTAATTATTGTGCTAGTCTTTAAATTTATAGTTATTTTGAATATCTATGAACTTAAACGCGTGATGAAGTCTTCTATGATGCACATGGAATATTTCTTTGAAGCTCATAATTCTAAAGTTGCAGATGTATAGtcaaaaataaaaagacaaaAATCAAAAGAGTGCCCCTTATTTTGTTATAGTCTAAAGGGTACCCTATGTCGAAGAAATACAAAAGGCGCTTTATCTTAAATTTTTCTTCCTAGTTTACCTTTTTTAACCAAATTTATCCAACACTGCTGTTGTGGTTTTTAACAGGTTTGGCCAAAACTGATTTGCATTATATCAGTTTTAGTCAAACTTGCTACAACATGGAGCACTTTtggtcaaaattattataatattggtcatttttttttgaaaatagtaGGTTTGGCTAAAATTACTACATATTATAGCAGGTTGTGCCACAATTGCTACAGTAGTATTGGAGTTGATTTTGCTAACTCTGAAGCGAGCGGTTTTGactaatgttaaaattattttgactaaAATTGCCACAAAAGTTCCGAATTAATATGCCAAAAAGGGATATTTTTGGAATGAAGGATTAGGGTGTGGTGTCCTTTTGATGATAATGAAAATAAGGTACACCCTTCTgtttttttctgaaaataaaaCAAGCTAGTTGGATGCTTTCTGATTCACATATCTATGACCTATATCAGCTAGATCAAGTTTGATTTTTGCTACTATCATACACATCTGTGATTTGGTAATATTGTGTGGATTTTGACCTTCAGGTTATGGATATTGAAGAGATGGCACAAGCCCCAACATATGGCATGAAAGGAGTAATTGATGCTTCAGTCTGTGTAAAAGTTACTTCTAGCAATGATGAGTCATATGAAACAATAATGCCTTTGGAATTCAAGACTGGTAAAAGAAACAATGGTCAGGTAAGATCATAAGATGTATCAGAATTTATTAGATCACATGTTTGTTATGCCAAATATGCTTTATTTTTTTGGTGCAGATAAATTATGAGTAACAATTTGATTTGTTTCTGTAAATCATCTCATAATCAACTTTGCTGTGCACATTACTAGTGAATGTTTTACTTGTAATTTATATAATTTCTTTGCTGATAATGTACACATTCTAGCTTCATCTTCCAATATTGCACATTTTACACATATAATGGTTGTGCGCATGGAAGCAACCACTAAAATTGTTACTATTGCATTTATGACATGCCTTTTCTTATTCTGCTATATACCTTTATGAATTATCAGAAACAACAGAAGGAAACAGAATCAAGAATTTTTGTCTTATAGCAAATTGTGTTTGCCTCATCTTTGTTGGGGTTGGCTCCTCAAATTGTCCTTTGAGCTCTATGCAAGTATATATCACCACTAATATTCAAATGCATTAAATCTTTTATTTGTTGAATAATATTCTATCTTTTTTCTCAACCTCTTGTATCTTCCATTCTATTTAATCTAACTCTTTAATTGTCATATTGTGTGGCCTCTTTTGAATATGTCAATACCATCTCAATCGATCGTCAATCATTTTATCCTTTATAATAATTCCATATATTCTTTTTAGTATTGTCATCTCCACTAAAGTAATTCTTATACATGCTttctaataacccaatacaatGACACTTAAAGTATAGCAGTGATAGCACAGTAAAATTTTCTTCTAGCTTTAGAGGGACACAACAATTGCACAAGACCTCAAAAACTCTTCTCAATTGTGATCACTCATTTAACGTAgtaatgatatttatataatATTCCCTTTTGCTGAATAATAGATAAGATATTTAAAACTTATATGGATTTAATACCCAATTTATTTCTCAACCTCTTGTATCTTCCATTCTATTTAATCTAACTCTTTAATTGTCATATTGTGTGGCCTCTTTTGAATATGTCAATACCATCTCAATCGATCGTCAATCATTTTATCCTTTATAATAATTCCATATATTCTTTTTAGTATTGTCATCTCCACTAAAGTAATTCTTATACATGCTttctaataacccaatacaatGACACTTAAAGTATAGCAGTGATAGCACAGTAAAATTTTCTTCTAGCTTTAGAGGGACACAACAATTGCACAAGACCTCAAAAACTCTTCTCAATTGTGATCACTCATTTAACGTAgtaatgatatttatataatATTCCCTTTTGCTGAATAATAGATAAGATATTTAAAACTTATATGGATTTAATACCCAATTTACATAGAACTTTGGTTGTCCTGAAAACAAAATATATGTTAGTTACAATTTGTTCATATGTTTTCTAACAAAGAGAATTAAGTCTATTTTTCGTTTGACTTTTTAGCATTGAAAATATTCCCATTTATGGTATTGttggttgtttgtttgctgaTAATCACATCAATCAAGTGCACTACCATCCAGGTTATATAGATTCATGAGGTTGTTGAGGCTATTGGTTTAGAAATGCTTCTGTAACATTATTACACTACTATGTGACATTTACTGCATAGGTTTCAAAGATATTTCTTAAGGCTTGAGGTCTCTTAATGCCCTAACTGTGCAGGCTGCAATGGAGCATTCTGCCCAGGTGATATTGTACACTCTTTTGATGTCTGAAAGGTAATTCTAACATGTAATATTCTTGCTATTTCTTTTTTCCTGACATTTCCTTTGGTGATATTGTACACTCTGTTGTAGGCAAAATTGGTGTTTTAATTGGAATACTACTCTTTCAGATATTTGAAAAGGGATATCAATATTGGCCTTCTATATTACCTCCAGACAGATCAGACAAGGGTAAAGTGCTATTTCATAACAAATTATGGAGGTCTAGGTATTGTCTTGCTTACAAATTTTCTTATAGGGTGTCAAAGTTCAACGATCCGACTTAGTTGGACTAATTATGCGCCGCAATGAACTAGCAACTGATGTCCTAAAGGCTTCAAGAACACGGCACCTACCTTCAATGCTACAGGTATTACTAAATGAAACTTGTCTGATTAACTGGATTGGAGGATCTCCACTAATATTTTAGCGAATGTTTCTGTAGAATCTAGCATTGTGCAAAGTTTGTCGCCATCTTAATATCTGCACAATCTTTCATAAGGTACATGAAAGAGTTCTGTCTTTTCAACTCTTTATTATTCAGACCTATTATTGCCATCTAACGATGACatgatattgttttttttttaatggaaaTAGGCTTATGGAGGTGATTCTAATAGCAGTGGACTTGGTGATTTCTTTGATGACCTTGTGGGCCACTTAACTGTTTCTCATTCTAATTTTCTTAAGCATTGGGTTCGTTTGGTTGACTTGGAAGCTCAGGCATCTAAGGTTTAACCTACTTTTATCCCTGACAACTATTTTTTGCATATGCTCCTGATGAGCTAAGCTGGAGAAATACTTAAAATCTCAGGTCAATAAGAAAGAAAGGTTCTCTTCACATACTCCATGGGATGAGAACAGTACCAGAAGCAGTTCTTACATCCTTGTTGATTTTAAGAACGAATTTTCAGGCAGTAATTCTTCTAGAAATGACAGATTCAAGTATTGTTTTGTGCTGAATGAACAGAAAGCTCGGGACCAATATGATTTTTCTAAACTCAGAATGAGTGATCATGGTTCCACACTTAAACGTGGTGATCATGTGGTATGGTTCCCACATTTTATTCTGCTATTTCACTTTAGCCCTAAATAGCCTTTTTAGATTTTCTCTTTTTGTTGTGAGGATGACTACTGCTACAAGTTGTTTCTACTACATGTTAATAAGGAATTGATAGTGAGTATTTTCATGCTGCCTATTTGTTAACAACATTTTCAAATGAACAATTGGAGTATATATATATCTTAGATGGAGCTGGACAAGACTAGCAACATCACTTTCATATGGGAAATGCTTATTTATAGATGTCAACGCGAAACCAAAGTTTCTGCATAATGTGTATCTATATTTGAAGATGGCAATGATCACTCTTCACCATTGTTCTTTAACTAGGCACTTTCGACATTTATGTAATGTATTTATTAATGGCTGTTCTATTTAGGGCTAGAAAGAACTCAGACACCTGAATGGCCTAGAAATTCTCCTTTTTTCACAGATTTTGGATGTCTTGAAATTATGGTTTTTGGTTTTCTATGAAGATCCCGACCCCAACTTGGGGTTGTATGCTGAAAACACTACAGTTAAGTGCAATCTGATATATTACGCAGTTTAGAGCTTGATGGTTTCAAACAGTTAGTTTGTGTGTTTGTGCCGTTATAAGTGAGTAGAGTCACCCACCTTAATAGCTAGTTATTTTGAATTGGATATGACTATGCCCAGGCCTTCAATAGAAGTGATATATTTGATTATCTTAGTATACTTTACTCAGGATGCTGTATTTGTTACTTTGGATTGTCCAAACTTTTTGATTCCTTTACTTGTCTTTGTTCTTGATTGTAGGTGCTTAGCACAGAGTCTGGACATCTTGCTGTTGCAACTGGAGTAATAGATGATATTGGTAAATCACATATATCTGTAAGAAATTCTTTCCTTCGAGtatcttggaaaattttattatgaACCTTGCTCGTATTTTGTATTAAGAAATAAAGTGTCTATGTATCAAGCATAATGATTGGATAAGTAATGTTATAAGATGGTTAGAAATTGTAAAGTTTCTATCTATTGGCATATTGGTTTCATTTATAGCATCATATTTATCCTTACTTTATCTTGCTTTATGTCAGGTTTTTTTTTCTCGGCGATTACGACTCCCAATATGTGAACATTCACTAGATCTAGGTCGTCTTGGTCAAGAAGTTTGGAGAATCAATAAGGATGAATTTGCTTCCTCTTTTACAACCATGAGGTACTTTTCATGTCAATGTTCTTTTCATTTAAGGAATTTTATTTAAACCCAAGGATACATGATTTTTTATCCATCTTCAGATACAACCTTGCACTGTTGTTTGCTCAAAGTTTGCAATTTGGACGTTTGAGGAAGATGATTGTCGATCTTGAGGTGATTATTTTTCTCATTCCACGTCTCCCTTTTCATGTTGTAGACTCTTCTAATATTTTTTCCAATTCTGCAGGTACCTAGGTTTGATAGTGAAGGAACATTGAGTCAAGATCCAGCACTGTCATATATACGCTCACAAAAAAATTTGAATGATGATCAAAGGAGAGCCATTCAAAAGGTACCCCTTGCAGTATTTCTTTTTGTATGTTTCTTTCATTTGTTTTTTGAATGAGACTTAGCTGGTGAACGTCCAGAGAGAATTTGAATATTGGCTAAAGGATATAGATTTATAAATCAGCCCTTATATCATTTAATTACATGAATTTAGTGCTTTTTTTGTTAAACGTAGAATGCTAGAATTTGTTGATGTTTGCCTGAAGTTCGTGTTTTTTTGATTTTTTCATTACACATTTCAGATTCTAGCTGCAAAGGATTATGCCCTTATTTTAGGGATGCCTGGCACTGGAAAGACATCCACGATGGTGCATGCTGTGAAAGCACTACTGATGAGAGGATCTTCCATATTACTCACTTCATACACAAATTTAGCCATTGATACCTTGcttatcaaattaaaaaataaggtAAATTAGCAGGATTATGTGctgtatatttttttttgctaATATACTGCTATCTCTGGAACTTGAATAATGACTGTAAAGAGTTGCATTTATTTATAATGTTCAGTCACTTAAATGAGTTTGATGTAATTCCTTGGTGTGCCATATTCCAGTTTATGTTTCTGTGTTTCACTAAAAGTTATTTCCAGTATAAACAATTTTATATTTTGGTGTTTTGACTTGACCCTGATATTATTCTACTACATATACCATATACTAGTAAACTGCATTTGTTAGTATATACACCTTCAATTAGGTATTTAAATTTTAGACTATCAAATCTTTTCTAGCTTGTATGATGTATTCAGAGTTCCATACTATGTTTTTTTTGGTTGCCTAAGGgttcaaaggaaagaaaaagaagcaTTTGTTACTGTTGGTTGTGTGTCCAAGGCATTTTCGTAGCTCTTTGTATGCTATCTTGCTGGATACAAGGGTTTTGTATGGCTATGAAATTTAACGTAACAAACACCTACTAGTCAATAAAATTGATCTGTGGCCTGCAATTCAAACAATCACCAGATTGACAAATCACACCTTTTTAGGGCATTGATTTTGTGCGTATCGGAAGACGTGAAGCAGTGCATTCTGACATTCTTGAGTATTGCATCCCAGGTGATTTTTCTTCCGTTCTTAATTTTCAGTATTGTTCATTATCATTGTTTTTAGGTTGTTCAATGAGGTGTTTTTTTTTGGGCAGCAGAGAACATAGGCACTGTGAATGACATCAAAGAAAAGATGGAACTCACTCGTGTAGTTGGAGTAACTTGCTTAGGAATAAATCATCCATTGCTTACGAATAAGAAGTTCGACATCTGCATAATAGATGAGGCTGGGCAAACCACTCTTCCCGTATGCCTCCTTTTTTGCTTTTGTTGTAGGAATATATACTGTTCTTTGCTTGTAAACTACCAAGTAATAATCATAAATGCATATTCTCTACAGAATTCTAACTAGTATAGTCTGGTGACTATGTCAGATCTAGCTAGCTAACAGATCAGTATGGTATGTTGGTGAAGATTGATAGCTTATGTATGAGTCACCTGTTATGTTACATCATTGCTTTGTCCACAGTGATTACTTAAGGGTCTATTGCAGGACTGAGTGTGATCGACATGTGTTTTTGATATTTGTAATAAACTAATGCATCtttgagaaaaatattttcttctcCGCCATTTGTTAATTTTCATGCGCCCATTTGCAATCACAGAAATAGATGGTCTGTCATGCTTAGGTGATAAACTGGTAGACGATAGGGGTTCGTGAATTGGAATCAAGTGTTGTATCAGCTTCTGTTACTCATTTGTTTAATGGAAAAGAaggttttaggaaaaaaaaatcatatagctATCTTGCAACAGATTTCATTGGGACCTTTGATGCTTGCCTCAAGATTTGTTTTAGTCGGAGATCATTACCAGCTTCCACCACTTGTTCAGGTTCATAACCTACTCTGATCTTTGATAAGCCACCGTGTTTCATATGATTCAGATGAATAAGTTAGCCTCTCATATGTAGAGCGTGGAAGCACGTGAAAATGGAATGTCCGTTAGCTTATTTTGCAGGCTATCGGAAACACATCCTCAGGCAATATCAGCACTGCAGTGCCAGGTTCTGTCAGTTATTTTGGTGTTTGTCTACCTATGGACGTGGTTGCTTTATTTTACCTGCAACCTTGTGGTCATATAAGGTTGATCTACCATTTTTTATGTCAGTATCGAATGTGCGCTGGTATCATGGAACTTTCAAATGCATTGATATACGGGAATAGATTACGGTGTGGTTCCTCTGAAGTTGCAGATGCAAAGCTCAAATTATCTTGTAGTAAACCTGTCACATTGTGGTTACAAGAGGTAGAGTACATCTTGCTTCTTAATATGTTTTAACTTTAGTACTCGTTCTTCTGGCAACATGATTTTTCTTTTTCAGATTCTGAATGCAAACAAGCCAGTCATCTTTGCAAGTACAGGTTAGTAGATCTTTTTGATTCTTGAGAAAATATCataaatttcaattaaaaatcCTATTCCAATTTGCTTCTTCAGATATGCTTCCTGCTAACGAGGAAAGAGAAAATACTAGTGTAGTAAATTATACAGAGGCATACATCGTAGCAGAGGTACGGATTTTTGATCTAGTCATGGCTTTGTATTCAGCAACTTATAGCCATGCTTGTGCCTTTATCCATATTGCAAAGTGGATTATCTAGGTGGTGCTTGTTTGTATCTGGCACTCAACTTTGCTGTCATGCCTTCACTTTTTTTCTTATCCAGATTACTAAAGAACTAATAAAGAGAGGCATTGCTGGAGATGACATTGGGATCATTAGTCCATACAATTCACAGGTCAATATTATTCGGCAAATTCTTGATGCTTCTATAGAGGTCCAGACTATTGACAAATATCAGGTAATGACAGGAATCAGGATTCAAGTTTGTAAGGCAGTTGTTTTATATCATTCATTAATTTTCTCCCCCAAAAGTTCACAATGTTTCAATAAGGAAATGGGTGCACATTCTTTTTTCCTACTTCTGGATCCTATATCAACGGTGACATGTCTCTTATAAAATCTTGTGGTCTTACGTAGCAGTTATTCTTTCAcagtattttgtttcttttaagcTTATAATTTCTTTTACTTCCAATACAATTAGGAGATGATGAACTATCAATTTGTTTCATTCAAAATGTTCTTTGCTAGACTGGTTAATGAGGTCATTTTGACGAAGACTTCATTCCATGGCTCTTTCCAAAATGTGTATGGTTTGTTCCATTAATTAACACTATGGTATGAGCCGCATGGAAGGGACAAGGATTGCATACTCTTATCATTTGTACGCTCTTTGAAAAACTCCGGATCCTGCATTTCTTCTTTACTTGGAGAGTGGCATCGGATAAATGTTGCTATCACACGTGCAAAGGTTAGCTCAAGCAATGAACTCAAAACTGTCAGAAGAACTTGGCTTTCTATTTGCAAATTGTGTTCTTTTAGTGAATATTTTTAGTCCTTAACTCTTCTGCTCATGTTCTGCGCTGCAGAAGAAACTTATCATGGTTGGATCTCGCAAAACGCTGTCTAAAATTCCATTGTTAAAGTTACTGATCGAGAAAGTAAGTGAGCAGGATGGCATTGTACATCTTTCCAACAATGATATTCCTTGCTCGGAGAAACTAAAGAAGTCCTGCAATCCAAAAAGTGTACAGTAGGTGAAATCATGATCACCACATTGGTAATCTTTGCTCTGTAAGTCGCTCTCTTCAATCTTACATGCAAATACTCTCGTGC contains:
- the LOC121996681 gene encoding DNA replication ATP-dependent helicase/nuclease JHS1-like isoform X2 — encoded protein: MPPRKRAAAAASRKPNQGNQPSQPSKYGIQHFFERHSQSQAAAPSVAAAGPSKPHPVRNPNHPSANGQLPHSPDNAPADGGEESSQISPSVVKSSAKKRFKFSPGMLIKQSQDDGVDEVTWKISPVNERLRSISSRQLSGKMKGFCDTSRPQLSTLRPCSSNQDPRSNSKFEKWICSESTVTSDRPLELSENIFKETEAFPSQQSNVDSSAVDFKRPFRTPPSMPYESKEFIGSSGEMEQLGSQKYQKTLLELLDQVEDAITDEPVPGNQKECEHRHATNAKNQPEPSVSGRSIGGMSKTDPSYTHYDTFLVLEVSEKHKSSDPLCCQSPVKIIRLLNEQSGQERILHLCDEWFYSVIGPGDTLNVVGEFDDAGRCTVDRVKNLIIVHPDILLSGTRVASSFTCPRRAVLDERLKTTEHSSVALLGTLLHQLFQAGLLKDLPSRQFLEEYAGIIIQRNIEDIYACGANEKDFFSKLIDAIPRILNWLTCFKEKEEGNSVPIDFGQLDGVKGICISEVMDIEEMAQAPTYGMKGVIDASVCVKVTSSNDESYETIMPLEFKTGKRNNGQAAMEHSAQVILYTLLMSERYLKRDINIGLLYYLQTDQTRGVKVQRSDLVGLIMRRNELATDVLKASRTRHLPSMLQNLALCKVCRHLNICTIFHKAYGGDSNSSGLGDFFDDLVGHLTVSHSNFLKHWVRLVDLEAQASKVNKKERFSSHTPWDENSTRSSSYILVDFKNEFSGSNSSRNDRFKYCFVLNEQKARDQYDFSKLRMSDHGSTLKRGDHVVLSTESGHLAVATGVIDDIGKSHISVFFSRRLRLPICEHSLDLGRLGQEVWRINKDEFASSFTTMRYNLALLFAQSLQFGRLRKMIVDLEVPRFDSEGTLSQDPALSYIRSQKNLNDDQRRAIQKILAAKDYALILGMPGTGKTSTMVHAVKALLMRGSSILLTSYTNLAIDTLLIKLKNKGIDFVRIGRREAVHSDILEYCIPENIGTVNDIKEKMELTRVVGVTCLGINHPLLTNKKFDICIIDEAGQTTLPISLGPLMLASRFVLVGDHYQLPPLVQSVEARENGMSVSLFCRLSETHPQAISALQCQYRMCAGIMELSNALIYGNRLRCGSSEVADAKLKLSCSKPVTLWLQEILNANKPVIFASTDMLPANEERENTSVVNYTEAYIVAEITKELIKRGIAGDDIGIISPYNSQVNIIRQILDASIEVQTIDKYQVMTGIRIQVCKAVVLYHSLIFSPKSSQCFNKEMGAHSFFLLLDPISTVTCLL